Part of the Aquimarina sp. TRL1 genome, CGAATTAATGAGCGATTGGTAATCCCTAATGAAGTTTTTCAGTTTAACTGGGTAGCTCCGGCTTTGGCTAAATAAAAAATAAATACTATGAGTGCCTTCGATCTTGTTGTTTCGAATACAATTACTTTTGTCAAAGAAGAATTAAAAGAGGCAGAGGGGGGACATGATTGGTTTCATATAGAGAGGGTTTATAATACTAGTTTGCTAATTGCTAAAGGCGAAAATGTAAATTTGGAGGTCGTAAGCCTCTCTGCGTTATTACATGATATAGCTGATTCAAAATTCCATAACGGGAATGAAGAAATTGGACCAGAAATAGCTAGAAATTTTTTATTGAAGCAACAGGTTAATTCTCAGACAATAGATCATGTAGTTAAGATTATTGAGAATATTTCGTTTAAAGGAGGAAATGTAAAACGAAGTTTTTCTTCACCAGAGCTTTTAGTCGTTCAGGATGCAGATAGATTAGATGCAATTGGAGCGGTTGGAATTGCCAGGTGTTTTAATTATGGAGGGTATAAGAACAGGGCTTTGTACAATCCTGAAATCTTACCAAATCTGTCCATGACCAAAGAAGAATACAAAGCATCAACAGCTCCTACTATTAATCATTTTTATGAAAAACTGTTGTTGCTCAAAGATCGTATGAATACAGAAACAGGAAAAAAAATTGCAGCTCAGAGGCATGAGTTTATGGAGCAATTTTTAGCACAATTTTATAATGAGTGGGAAGGTAGGAGTTAATTCAGCTCCTACCTTCATATGATTGGAAAGTTCGTTTTTTGATTGGGCATGCCTTTTTAGCTAAAAAAGCTAATAGCAAAGTTTATTAGAATGATAAAATAACTTAAAATGAAGTTTAATAGGAGTTTTAGTAATGCTACCATGATTCAGTAATTAATTTTTCCGTTATAAATTGTTACTAGCTTTGTTTCTCGTTGATTCACGAATGAAAGCGTAAACCGATCGATGTCTTTGTAATCTGTCACTTTCTTTATAAGTAACTGATTGATTCTTTTTGTTTCTTTTTTTAAATCCGAATACTGGCAATTTTTTAATTCGTATTCAGCACTTTCTGTAGAACTTCCCTTTTCAGTAGATTCTAATCCTTTGATGTAGATTAGTTGTTGGATCTCTTCACAATCACAATAGGATTCCAAAACGTTTAATATAGCAGTCGATTTATCTTCTTTTTTATTGGATAGAGTAGAGAAGATAATTGCTCCTCCTACGATGGCACCTAAAATAAATAAAGCGATCTGCTGTTTCATCAATGGTTTTTTTGATCAGAAATTTTTACAATAGCAAAGTACCTCCATTTATATGCTATATACAAGAAAAGCTTCCCTCTTTTTATGAAAAACGGGTGCTTTTTAAGGTATTAAGATATTGGTTATAAGTGTTTTGTGTTTTATTTGTTTCGGAATGAGAAGAAAGAAGCTATCAGTCCTATTTTTATGAATTTAGGGTGTTTTTTGAGAAGTTTTGTCCTGAGATTTCAGTTTTTTAATATAAAAAGATGGAAGAAGTCCTGTGTGAATTTTAAAATACTTAGAGAAAGAATCTGAACTTTTATATCCTACTTCCTTAGCAATAGATTTAATCGAAAATAATCTGAATTTTGGATCGTTTTTTAAACGGAGAATAGCATAATTAATTCGTAAGTCATTTATGTATGCATGAAAATTTTTGTCAAAATGAGTATTGATAACCTTAGATAAATAAGAAGTATTTGTGTTTATCTTCTTAGCGACATTGTATAGGTTACAATCCGTATTCAAAAAATATTCTTGTTGTTCTAATTTTTCCAACCCTTTCAAAATGTTTTTATGCAAGCTCTCATTAATATCATGGGATTCTGTTAAGGAGGATTTTTCAATCTGTTTTGAGGTGCTTTCTATTTGGTCGTTCTTGTGAACTCGAATAGCCTCTTGTTGTTCTATTCTGGAAAGTAATGCATTAAATTTCTTTTGGTTTCTTTTCTTTATATGAATAAAAAAGAAAGAAAATGTCAGTAAACCTGCTCCTGCAATGGCTAAAGCGATTTCAGAGTAAGTACGTCTGTTTTGCTGTTGTTTTTTTTGTTGCTGAAGCGAATTTATTTGCCCCTCATATCCTGCAATAGTTGCTTCTCGTAATTTTTGAGAAACGGTAGATTTTTTATTGTTTAATTTACTTAGACTTAAGATATACAGCTCGTAATAAGTGTTTGATTTTTCGATGTTTTCACTCTTTTTATGAGCCATTCCTAATAGTTTGTAGCATTTGCTAAGCTCATCGGAATTCCGGTATTTTTTTGTTAGGAGAGGTAAGGCTTCTTCTAGTGAAGCAATACTTTTTTGGTAATCTCGCGATTCGTAAAAACATTCAGCAGTAAAATTTAATATTTTCCCTAAAAAAACAATGTCATTCGCCTCATGAGATAACTCTTTTGCCTGTTTTAAGAAGGTCAATGCCTTTGGATAGGCTTTTTTCTTCATATAAATAAGACCTCTATGCATTAAAAGATCTATATGAATGTTGTAGTTTTTAATTTCTTTAGCGATAGCGATTCCTCTGTTGTTAGTTAGTAAAGCATTATCCAGTTGATTCAATAGGATATAAGCTTCGCTTTTTCTAGCAAGGACAAGTGCTAAATTTCGTTTTTTTAAGCGTGGTCTGATATTGGGAATCGTTTGTTCGCTTTGCTGTAGTCCTTCCAGCGCACCATGGGCATCTCCTGTACGTAATTTTATAAACTGAAGATTAGCATTTAAAGCCCATGATAGAAAAGTGTCTTCTGTTTTTTTGGCTATTGATAATGCCTCGTAATAAATGGTAGTAGCATGATCATACTCTTCGATATCGAAATAATGATTCCCCTTAAGTGTGATTAAATTGATTAATATTTGAGGTTTTAATTCATTGTCTCTGGCAATATTAATTGCATTATCAATGTATTGTATAGCAAGCTTGTTTTCACCAGAGTTTAGTGCTGCAGTACTTAGGTATTGCATAGCAATAATCATATTGTCGGTGTCTTTTTTTTCGAAAGCAGTTTTATAGAGTAATTTACTCAATGACGTTATTTCGTCAACTTCACTTTCTTCTAGAGACCGTATGCTATGCAGCAAGTTTTCGATCGTTTTATTAGATGTAATAGCATCATACTGTGCTATTGTAGATTGAATAGCAAATAAGAAAAAAAATAGTACTCGAAACGTACTCATGAAGTAATGTAGATAAAACGGTTGCTGTATTCAAATGTACTTAAAAACTTTAAAACAATCGATATTGTCCATCTTTATACTGCTGATGCAATTCACAATTAAGAAGTATCGCTTCATTGTCTACAGGAAAGTATTTTTTTCGGGCGATTGCGAAGAGTTGATGGATTTGCTCTGCAATTTTCCCGGAACCTTTCATACGATGACCAAAAGTACTGTCATTGAGCTTTCCCAGGTGACATTCTTCAATTTGGTGCAATATTTTGTCTTTTTTGTCAGGAAGAGTGTTTTCTAACCAGGTGGTAAATATCTGCCCGATGGCCCCGTTTAATCGAACCACAGTGTATCCAATACTTTGAGCTCCCCGGGAAGCAACTTCTTTGGTCAGAGGTAAGATTTCATGACTATTGATTGAGGGGATAATTGGAGCCATCATTACATTGGTGGGAACAAGAGCTTTATTTAGTGCCTCTACAGTTTCTAATCTTTTTTTTATACTGGAAGTCCTGGGTTCCAGAATTCTTCGGGTTTTTTCTTCCAGAGAAGTAATAGAAATCATAACGGCAATGAGATTGTCTTTTGCTAATTGTGATAAAATATCCAGGTCTCGAAGAATGAGTGCGTTTTTGGTAATAATTGTAACCGGGTGTTTGTATTTTAAAAATAAAGAGAGAAGCCTTCTGGTAATTTGTAGTTTTTTCTCTATTGGTTGATAGCAATCCGTATTCCCTGATAAGGAAATAGGCGAGGCTGACCAGTGTTTGCTTCTTAGTTTTTTTTCTAATAAGACCGGAGCATTTTTCTTAATTAAAATTGTATTCTCAAAATCTAACCCAGCTCCATATCCCCAATATTCATGGGAGTTTCTGGCATAACAATATACGCATCCATGCTCACAGCCTTGGTATGGATTTAATGAATAATACATGCCTACATCCGGGCTTTTTACCTTATTTACGATTGTTTTTGGGAATACATTTATAAAGGATGTTTCTTTTTTTCTGATGTGTTCTCCTTCATGGAAGCAATAATTTAGGAAATCATCTCTGACCTCATGAGTGTGTGAAAAAAAAGAATTGTTGATGTTTTCTTGTGCTCCCCTTCCTTTTATGTAGTTTTTTGACTTCAATTTTTTATGAGCAAAATACAATATATTTTGGAATAAATACTAATAAAATAGGAATAAATCCAATTATTGTATTAAGAATAAATATGTATATGGATAATTGTGGAATAGGTAGATTATAGAAAAAACAATATTTTTACTCCTAATAAGATTTTGATAATCCATAAATCATTACAGTAATAAAGAAACACATATCAGGATGAAACAGCTATTTTTATTAGTAGGACTGACACTACTTTTTTCTTGCAAAAAAGAAGTAAAAGAAGAAGTTCAAAAAGACACAAAAGCGAGTGTAGAAGAACCGGTAAAAAAACAAACGGGAGAGAATTTTGGAATTGTAATTCACGGGGGAGCAGGAACCATACTTAAGAAAAATATGACTCCAGAAAAAGAAGCGGAGTATAAAGCCAAATTGGAAGAAGCTGTTCGAGTTGGGCATGCAATTCTTAAAGAAGGGGGAACCAGTCTGGAAGCGATAGAAAAAACGATTAATATTTTGGAAGATTCTCCTTTGTTTAACGCAGGAAAAGGAGCTGTTTTTACCCATCATGAAACGAATGAAATGGATGCGTCTGTAATGGATGGGGCTACACTAAACGCAGGAGCTGTTGCAGGGGTAACGACTGTAAAGAACCCGATAAATCTGGCTAGACAAGTAATGACAAATTCTCCACATGTATTGTTGTCTGGAAAAGGAGCAGAGCAATTTGCAAAGGAGAGAGGGATAGAGATTGTAGACCCTTCTTATTTTTATACCGAGGCAAGAATGAATACATTGAAGCGTGTAAAAGAAAGAGAAGCGCAAAAGACAGCCGGAAAAAAGACAGCCTTTTATGATGCAACGATAAAAGATTCGAAATTCGGAACTGTAGGTTGTGTTGCTCTTGATAAAAACGGGAACCTTGCGGCAGGAACATCTACGGGTGGAATGACAAATAAAAAATGGAATCGTATAGGAGATTCTCCAATCATCGGAGCAGGAACATATGCGAATAATAAAACATGTGCAGTGTCTAGTACAGGATGGGGGGAGTATTTTATACGAGCTATGGTTGCACATGATATTTCCGCTTTAATGGATTATAAAGGAATGTCATTAAAAGAAGCGGCAAGTCTGGTCATACAGAAAAAGGTGAAAGACCTTGGTGGAGATGGAGGTATCGTCGCAATAGATCATGAAGGAAATATAGCTATGGAATTCAATACAGCAGGGATGTACAGAGCGGCAATGAATGCAAAAGGAGATGTTACCGTAGGAATTTATAAAGAAGAGTAAAATAACCCTCTGTAGAACTAAGTTCTTACAGGGATGTATTACAATAGAAAAAGTTTGATAAGATGCTTTTTGAAGATCTCCTTTTGAGGAGATCTTTTTTATTTAATAAAAGTAGCAAAACCACTGTTTTCAGTGATATAATTCGTATTTTATTGGTTAATTTTACAGATCCGAAAACAACTAAAGTCCATCCAGATGAATTGTAAACAAATTAACGCTTTTTTAATTGCGTTAGTCTTACTTATTTCTTGTAAGAATAGCGATCAGAAGAAAATAGAAAACCTTAGTGAACCCCATAAGTATGAGGAGTATATTTCTCAGGTATCAACAGGAGTGATATCAGCTTATGATAAGATACAGGTAATATTGCAAAATCCGATAGCAGGTTGGAGTGATCATCAGGAATTATCAAATGATATTATAGAAATATCTCCAGCTGTTAAAGGGAAATTAATAGCAGTAAACAATAGAACACTTTCTTTTGAGCCAGAAGAAAAACTAGCACAAGACACTTTCTACACATTTACGTTGGATTTAGAAAAACTGGGAGTTCAGGTAACAGAAGATCTAAGTAATGATTTTGTTTTTGGAGTACGAACTTTGGAGCAGCAATTTTCTGTGTTTACAGATCACATACAATCATATGATAAAAAATGGCAATATGTCGAGGGAACCATCACTTCCAGTGATCAATTGCAAATAGAGACAGTGAGGCAATTAGTAAACGCCTCTCAGAAAGGAAAACAATTGTCAATAGATTTTGAAGATCAGGCTGTGTTAGGAAGGGAATTCGTTTTTCGAATTGATAGTATTCAGCGATTCGATAAGGATTCTGAAGTAAAGTTAGTGTGGTCTGGGGATTCGTTTAATATTGATTCAGAAGGAGAAGACCTGATAAAGATTCCTGGGAAGGATAACTTTTCTGTTTTAGCAGTGGATATAGCAGATACTGAAGAAAAATATATTGAAATTAATTTTTCTGACCCTTTACAAAAAAATCAAAACTTCAATGGACTGGTTACAATTTCTGGAGTTAAAAATTTGAGATATACTGTAGATAGAAATATTCTTAAGGTATATCCAAAGAGTGATCCGGTGGGAATGTTAGAAGTGATGGTTTTTCAAGGGATAAAAAGTGAAGATGGGTATAAAATCAAAGAAACCTATAAGCAGCGAGTTTCTTTTCAGCAACCCAATCCAGAACTTCGGTTATTACAAAGTGGGGTAATTCTTCCAACATCGGACGATCTGAAGTTTAATTTTGAAGCGATAAATCTGAGAGCTGTAGAGGTTGAAGTTGTAAAAATCTATAAAAATAATGTACTTCAGTTTTTGCAAAGCAATAACCTGGGGGGAGCTAGTGATATTCGTAGTGTGGGAAGACCAATAGCAAGAAAACTCATTAATCTTCAAAATAACAAGACTAAGAATCTAAGCAAATGGAATGCGTTTGCAATTGACCTAAAGGAATTAATCGTTCCGGATTTAGGAGCTGTTTACAGGGTAGAACTAACCTATAAAAAAGAATATTCATTATACAAATGTAATGGTGTTGTAGATACAAGTCCATTAAAAGAGTTGGAAGATAATTTTGATGAAGAGAACAAAGAATCCAGCTATTGGGATAGTGCACAGTATTATTATGATTATAATTATGATTACAACTGGAGGGATAGAAATGATCCATGTACGAATTCATACTATTATGATAAAAAAGTAGGAGCGAATATACTGGCTTCTAATTTGGGAGTTGTTGTCAAAAAAGGGGCGAATAACTCATGTATGATCGCAGTAAATGATATTATTACTACAAATCCTATTTCTAACGCCAAAGTACAATTATTCAATTATCAGCAACAAGAGGTTGCAGTCGGAACTACAGATGCAGAGGGAATGGTAATCATAGATGCAGAATCTGCTGCCTTTTTTGCTATTGTAACCTCTGGAAAGCAACAAACCTATGTCAAACTTAATGATGGTAATGCGTTATCAGTGAGTAAGTTTGATGTTGCTGGAGCAAAGCTGAAAAAAGGAATAAAAGGATTTATATATGGAGAGCGAGGAGTGTGGAGACCTGGGGATACAATCTTTCTCTCGTTTATGTTGAATGATAATGCGAATAAGCTACCGGAAAATCACCCGGTAAAACTGGAACTTAGAGATCCATATGGGAAGTTAGTACATCAAGAAACAAAAACAACAGGAGTCAATAATTTCTATGCTTTTGAAATTATTACTTCCGAAGAAGACCCTACAGGAAACTGGAATGCCAAAATAGCGGTAGGTGGAGCCAGTTTTAATAAGCAGTTAAAGATTGAAACCATAAAACCCAACAGACTAAAGATCAAAACTACTTTTGAGAATGAGGTATTAAAGAATAATACCTTAATAAAAGGAGGGGTAGAAGTGCTTTGGTTACATGGAGCGGTTGCTAGAAATCTGAAAGCTGATGTTACTGCACGTTTTTCAGCTAAAAAAACTAATTTTTCGACATTTCCTGGTTATGTATTCGATGACCCTACGAGAGAATTCGGAACGGAGGAGCAAGAAGTTTTTAAGGGCAATATTTCATCCGAAGGAAAAGCCTCATTTGATTTGAGACCGGTTTTACATAAAAAAGCAGCAGGAAAATTAAATGCTTCTTTTGTGACGAAGGTGTATGAAAATGGAGGAGATTTTAGCACAGATGTAATATCCAAAGAGTTTTCTCCTTATGAGGCATATGTAGGTTTAAATACGCCAAAAGGAGATAAAGCAAGAGGGATGCTACTGACGGATACACCACATAAGTTCGAAGTAGTTTCTGTTGATGATAAGGGGAAAATAGTAGGGAATAGAGAATTAGAAGTGCGTATTTATAAAGTAAACTGGAAATGGTGGTGGGATACTTCAGAGGATAACTTGTCATCATATAATGGGAGTAGTTATCATACGCAGATTTTCAAAAAGAATGTGACAACGGGAAATAATGGAAAAGCTACTTTTCATTTTGAGCTGAAATACCCTGAATGGGGTCGTTATCTGGTTAGAGTAGTTGATACTAAAGGAGGGCATGCTACCGGAAAAACAATGTATATTGATTGGCCGGGATGGGCAGGGAAATCAAGAAAAAATGATCCTTCGGCAGCTACAATGCTATTATTTTCTACAGATAAAGATTCTTATAAGGTAGGGGAAAAAGCAACCATTACTTTCCCATCGAGTTTAGGAGGAAGAGCTCTGGTAACTGTAGAAAATGGAACAGAAGTTCTTAATTCGTTTTGGGTTTCTGCTAAGAAAGAAGAAACAAAATTTGAATTACCGATAGAAGCTATTTATACACCAAATGTGTATATACATATAACCTTATTACAGCCACATGCCTTTACACAGAATGATTTACCAATCCGACTATATGGAGTAGTACCAATTGCTGTCGAAGATCCTGCTACCAGAATTGTCCCAACACTGAAAATGCCATCAGTGTTAAGACCTGAAGAAACGATTGAGGTAAAAGTAGGAGAAGAAAAAGGAAAGGAAATGACATATGCTATTGCTATTGTCGATGATGGATTATTAGACCTTACCCGATTTAAAACACCAAATCCATGGGATACGTTCTATGCCAAAGAAGCCCTGGGAGTAAAAACCTGGGATGTATACGATGATGTGATAGGAGCTTACGGGGGGAGTATAAATCAGATTTTTAGTATTGGAGGAGATGCCGAAGCAGGAGGAAGTAAATCTAAAAAGGCAAATCGATTTAAGCCAATGGTGGTTTATTTAGGTCCTTTTGAACTAGAAAAGGGAAAAACAAAGACACATACGATCAAAATGCCTAAGTATATAGGGTCTGTAAGAACAATGGTTGTTGCATCAGATGCCAAGAATGCTGCATATGGAAGCGTAGAAAAAACTACTCCGGTGAGAAAACCATTGATGGTATTAACCTCCGTTCCAAGAAAAATAACTCCTGGAGAAAGAGTGACTGTTCCAGTTACGGTTTTTGCGATGGAAAACAAAATAAAAGATGTAACGGTTTCTATCAAACCTCAGGCAGGATTTACAGTCGTAGGAGAAACAACAAAGAAAATCTCTTTCCCTAATCCAGATGAAAAGATGGTGTATTTCGATATAGAAGTCTTGCCTGGTGTAAGGGCTACAAATATTGAGGTGATAGCAGCAGGAAATGGTGCTAAGTCATCCTATAATACTCCAATAAAAATTGTGAATCCTAATCCGGTAACCACGGAAGTGACCTCGGTAGTATTAGAACCTAATAGCGAAAAATCAATAGATATTGCTTCTTTTGGAATAGCAGACAGTAATAAAGTTGTGTTGGAGTTCTCTTCGATTCCTCCTATGAATTTTGAATCTCGATTACAATATCTGATCCAATATCCTCATGGATGTGTAGAACAGACAACATCTTCTGTATTTCCTCAGCTGTTTGTAGGAGATATCTTTGACTTATCTTCCGATCAGAAACATCGTGTTCAAAAAAATGTAGAAACTGCTATTGATAAGATTAAACGTTATATACGACCAGATGGGGGACTGTCCTATTGGCCGGGTGCGACAAATGCAAATGACTGGGGAACTACTTATGCAGGACATTTCCTGTTAGAAGCCTCTAAAAAAGGATATGTATTACCGATAGGATTTAAAAATAACTGGGTACGATATCAACAAAGAGTTGCTCGCCAGTGGAGAAGAGGAGGAAACGATTTAGCGCAGGCATATCGCTTATATACATTAGCATTAGCCGGCAGACCGGATTTAGCTTCGATGAATAGATTGCGGGAAACAAAGAATATATCATATAATGCAGGAATACGGTTAATTGCTGCTTACGCATTGATAGGTCAGAAAGTAATAGCAGAAGATCTCTTAAAAGAGGTTAAGAAACCTAAAGAAGAAAAAGAGAAAAATAATAGATATACCTATGGTTCTAAATATAGAAATAAGGCAATGGTACTGGAAACCAAAATGATTTTACAAGATAAAATTGGGGCAAAAGAAATTGCAGATCAACTAGCGCAGGCATTAAGTGCTGATGAATGGATGAGTACTCAGACAACGGCTTATGTGTTACAGGCAATGTCTAAATATGTGCTTTTCGTAGGAGGAAAGGGAGTGAAAGCACAATATGTGCTAAATGGGATATCAAATAGTATTTCTTCCTCTAAAACAATGATGAACACTCCAGCGATGAAACTGAAGAAAATGAATGCGTTATCATTGAAAAATTCAGGAGAAAACACAGTGTTTGTTCAGATAGCAAATAGCGGAGTATTGGAGGTTGGAAAAGAAAAGGTTCTAGAGCAAAAAATAAGAACAATTATTGATTACAAAGATAAAAAAGGAAGTAATATAGCTGTAGAACAATTGTCTCAGGGAACGGATTTTGTTGCAGAAGTTACGATTACAAATACGACTCATGAAGAGATCACAAATGTTGCTTTGTCAGAAATGTTTCCTTCAGGATGGGAAATTGTCAATACGCGTTTTACTGAGTACGGTATTTTTAGACCAAGTGAAGCAACCTATACCGATATACGGGATGATCGTGTTCATTTTTATTTTGATTTAAAAGCACAGGAGAGTAAAACATTTACGATTTTACTAAATGCATCCTATATAGGGAGATATTATTTACCTGGAGTACAAAGTGAAGCTATGTATAATAATTCATATATATCAAGAACGAAAGGGAAGTGGGTGGAAGTAGTTCAGTAGAGTGAGTTATTTTCAGCCTCCTTTTATTGATGTTTTAATCATTGAAGTTAGGAAATTGGGATTAGAGTAATCGGTGTTATTCGCCAAAGGAGAGAAAAGTGTATTTGAAAGAACTGTTTAGACAAGCAGCAAAATACATGCAATCTTCTAGTGGATATATAAAGTACGGTTTATTAAAATGTATAGGAGAAGATAAGAAGGGATTCAGCGATTCAGATGAATATCAGAAATGGAAAGAATTACTTCGTCATTTCTGTGATTCGTTTTCCTGTGGTAGAATATTATAAACCCGTTCTGAAGTAGTTCGCTGTATTTAATGAATTTTGTTGAAGGTGATACGACATACACTATTAGGTATAATTAAGAAAAGACCTTTGTTAACTTCTGTAATAGGAGGGGTATTCTTATGGTTTTATTTCTGTTTGCCTGCTACGCTTTTTAAGGAGCCCACTTCTACGGTTGTTGTTGGGAAAGATGGAGGGCTTCTGGGAGCAAAAATAGCAG contains:
- a CDS encoding HD domain-containing protein → MSAFDLVVSNTITFVKEELKEAEGGHDWFHIERVYNTSLLIAKGENVNLEVVSLSALLHDIADSKFHNGNEEIGPEIARNFLLKQQVNSQTIDHVVKIIENISFKGGNVKRSFSSPELLVVQDADRLDAIGAVGIARCFNYGGYKNRALYNPEILPNLSMTKEEYKASTAPTINHFYEKLLLLKDRMNTETGKKIAAQRHEFMEQFLAQFYNEWEGRS
- a CDS encoding helix-turn-helix domain-containing protein, which codes for MSTFRVLFFFLFAIQSTIAQYDAITSNKTIENLLHSIRSLEESEVDEITSLSKLLYKTAFEKKDTDNMIIAMQYLSTAALNSGENKLAIQYIDNAINIARDNELKPQILINLITLKGNHYFDIEEYDHATTIYYEALSIAKKTEDTFLSWALNANLQFIKLRTGDAHGALEGLQQSEQTIPNIRPRLKKRNLALVLARKSEAYILLNQLDNALLTNNRGIAIAKEIKNYNIHIDLLMHRGLIYMKKKAYPKALTFLKQAKELSHEANDIVFLGKILNFTAECFYESRDYQKSIASLEEALPLLTKKYRNSDELSKCYKLLGMAHKKSENIEKSNTYYELYILSLSKLNNKKSTVSQKLREATIAGYEGQINSLQQQKKQQQNRRTYSEIALAIAGAGLLTFSFFFIHIKKRNQKKFNALLSRIEQQEAIRVHKNDQIESTSKQIEKSSLTESHDINESLHKNILKGLEKLEQQEYFLNTDCNLYNVAKKINTNTSYLSKVINTHFDKNFHAYINDLRINYAILRLKNDPKFRLFSIKSIAKEVGYKSSDSFSKYFKIHTGLLPSFYIKKLKSQDKTSQKTP
- a CDS encoding PA0069 family radical SAM protein, whose amino-acid sequence is MKSKNYIKGRGAQENINNSFFSHTHEVRDDFLNYCFHEGEHIRKKETSFINVFPKTIVNKVKSPDVGMYYSLNPYQGCEHGCVYCYARNSHEYWGYGAGLDFENTILIKKNAPVLLEKKLRSKHWSASPISLSGNTDCYQPIEKKLQITRRLLSLFLKYKHPVTIITKNALILRDLDILSQLAKDNLIAVMISITSLEEKTRRILEPRTSSIKKRLETVEALNKALVPTNVMMAPIIPSINSHEILPLTKEVASRGAQSIGYTVVRLNGAIGQIFTTWLENTLPDKKDKILHQIEECHLGKLNDSTFGHRMKGSGKIAEQIHQLFAIARKKYFPVDNEAILLNCELHQQYKDGQYRLF
- a CDS encoding isoaspartyl peptidase/L-asparaginase family protein, which produces MKQLFLLVGLTLLFSCKKEVKEEVQKDTKASVEEPVKKQTGENFGIVIHGGAGTILKKNMTPEKEAEYKAKLEEAVRVGHAILKEGGTSLEAIEKTINILEDSPLFNAGKGAVFTHHETNEMDASVMDGATLNAGAVAGVTTVKNPINLARQVMTNSPHVLLSGKGAEQFAKERGIEIVDPSYFYTEARMNTLKRVKEREAQKTAGKKTAFYDATIKDSKFGTVGCVALDKNGNLAAGTSTGGMTNKKWNRIGDSPIIGAGTYANNKTCAVSSTGWGEYFIRAMVAHDISALMDYKGMSLKEAASLVIQKKVKDLGGDGGIVAIDHEGNIAMEFNTAGMYRAAMNAKGDVTVGIYKEE
- a CDS encoding alpha-2-macroglobulin — translated: MNCKQINAFLIALVLLISCKNSDQKKIENLSEPHKYEEYISQVSTGVISAYDKIQVILQNPIAGWSDHQELSNDIIEISPAVKGKLIAVNNRTLSFEPEEKLAQDTFYTFTLDLEKLGVQVTEDLSNDFVFGVRTLEQQFSVFTDHIQSYDKKWQYVEGTITSSDQLQIETVRQLVNASQKGKQLSIDFEDQAVLGREFVFRIDSIQRFDKDSEVKLVWSGDSFNIDSEGEDLIKIPGKDNFSVLAVDIADTEEKYIEINFSDPLQKNQNFNGLVTISGVKNLRYTVDRNILKVYPKSDPVGMLEVMVFQGIKSEDGYKIKETYKQRVSFQQPNPELRLLQSGVILPTSDDLKFNFEAINLRAVEVEVVKIYKNNVLQFLQSNNLGGASDIRSVGRPIARKLINLQNNKTKNLSKWNAFAIDLKELIVPDLGAVYRVELTYKKEYSLYKCNGVVDTSPLKELEDNFDEENKESSYWDSAQYYYDYNYDYNWRDRNDPCTNSYYYDKKVGANILASNLGVVVKKGANNSCMIAVNDIITTNPISNAKVQLFNYQQQEVAVGTTDAEGMVIIDAESAAFFAIVTSGKQQTYVKLNDGNALSVSKFDVAGAKLKKGIKGFIYGERGVWRPGDTIFLSFMLNDNANKLPENHPVKLELRDPYGKLVHQETKTTGVNNFYAFEIITSEEDPTGNWNAKIAVGGASFNKQLKIETIKPNRLKIKTTFENEVLKNNTLIKGGVEVLWLHGAVARNLKADVTARFSAKKTNFSTFPGYVFDDPTREFGTEEQEVFKGNISSEGKASFDLRPVLHKKAAGKLNASFVTKVYENGGDFSTDVISKEFSPYEAYVGLNTPKGDKARGMLLTDTPHKFEVVSVDDKGKIVGNRELEVRIYKVNWKWWWDTSEDNLSSYNGSSYHTQIFKKNVTTGNNGKATFHFELKYPEWGRYLVRVVDTKGGHATGKTMYIDWPGWAGKSRKNDPSAATMLLFSTDKDSYKVGEKATITFPSSLGGRALVTVENGTEVLNSFWVSAKKEETKFELPIEAIYTPNVYIHITLLQPHAFTQNDLPIRLYGVVPIAVEDPATRIVPTLKMPSVLRPEETIEVKVGEEKGKEMTYAIAIVDDGLLDLTRFKTPNPWDTFYAKEALGVKTWDVYDDVIGAYGGSINQIFSIGGDAEAGGSKSKKANRFKPMVVYLGPFELEKGKTKTHTIKMPKYIGSVRTMVVASDAKNAAYGSVEKTTPVRKPLMVLTSVPRKITPGERVTVPVTVFAMENKIKDVTVSIKPQAGFTVVGETTKKISFPNPDEKMVYFDIEVLPGVRATNIEVIAAGNGAKSSYNTPIKIVNPNPVTTEVTSVVLEPNSEKSIDIASFGIADSNKVVLEFSSIPPMNFESRLQYLIQYPHGCVEQTTSSVFPQLFVGDIFDLSSDQKHRVQKNVETAIDKIKRYIRPDGGLSYWPGATNANDWGTTYAGHFLLEASKKGYVLPIGFKNNWVRYQQRVARQWRRGGNDLAQAYRLYTLALAGRPDLASMNRLRETKNISYNAGIRLIAAYALIGQKVIAEDLLKEVKKPKEEKEKNNRYTYGSKYRNKAMVLETKMILQDKIGAKEIADQLAQALSADEWMSTQTTAYVLQAMSKYVLFVGGKGVKAQYVLNGISNSISSSKTMMNTPAMKLKKMNALSLKNSGENTVFVQIANSGVLEVGKEKVLEQKIRTIIDYKDKKGSNIAVEQLSQGTDFVAEVTITNTTHEEITNVALSEMFPSGWEIVNTRFTEYGIFRPSEATYTDIRDDRVHFYFDLKAQESKTFTILLNASYIGRYYLPGVQSEAMYNNSYISRTKGKWVEVVQ